From Streptosporangium album, the proteins below share one genomic window:
- a CDS encoding L-fuconate dehydratase yields the protein MSGYRITALETHDIRFPTSLELDGSDAMNPDPDYSAAYLVLRTDDGSEGHGFAFTIGRGNEVQTAAIRALEPYVLGRDAEDLGTLWKEMVHDSQLRWLGPEKGVMHMAISAVVNALWDLKARREGKPLWLLLAEMSPEELVALVDFRYLSDALTPQEALEILRAAEPGRRERIAYLREHGYPAYTTSPGWLGYSDDKLRRLCKEAMAEGFTQIKLKVGADLQDDRRRMRIARDACGDDFPIAVDANQRWDVDSAIAWVNALAEFRPHWVEEPTSPDDVLGHAAIARGIAPIPVATGEHVQNRMVFKQLLQAEAISYLQIDAARVAGVNENIAILLLAAKFGVPVCPHAGGVGLCELVQHLAMFDYVAVSASMENRVIEYVDHLHEHFADPVVIRNGAYVAPSRPGFGAAMHARSISDHTYPDGLVWRSLDA from the coding sequence ATGAGCGGCTACCGCATCACCGCGCTGGAGACCCACGACATCCGCTTCCCCACCTCGCTGGAGCTCGACGGCTCCGACGCGATGAACCCGGACCCGGACTACTCGGCCGCCTACCTGGTGCTCCGCACCGACGACGGGTCCGAGGGCCACGGCTTCGCCTTCACCATCGGCCGTGGCAACGAGGTGCAGACCGCCGCCATCAGGGCGCTGGAGCCGTACGTGCTCGGCAGGGACGCCGAGGACCTGGGCACGCTCTGGAAGGAGATGGTCCACGACTCCCAGCTCCGCTGGCTCGGCCCGGAGAAGGGCGTCATGCACATGGCGATCTCCGCCGTGGTCAACGCGCTCTGGGACCTCAAGGCCAGACGGGAGGGGAAGCCGCTCTGGCTGCTGCTCGCCGAGATGTCGCCCGAGGAGCTCGTCGCGCTGGTGGACTTCCGCTACCTCAGCGACGCCCTCACCCCGCAGGAGGCGCTGGAGATCCTGCGGGCCGCCGAGCCGGGCCGCCGGGAGCGGATCGCCTACCTGAGGGAGCACGGCTACCCCGCCTACACCACCTCGCCCGGCTGGCTCGGCTACAGCGACGACAAGCTGCGCCGCCTGTGCAAGGAGGCGATGGCCGAGGGCTTCACCCAGATCAAGCTGAAGGTCGGCGCCGACCTCCAGGACGACCGGCGGCGGATGCGCATCGCGCGTGACGCCTGCGGCGACGACTTCCCCATCGCCGTCGACGCCAACCAGCGCTGGGACGTCGACTCCGCCATCGCCTGGGTGAACGCCCTGGCGGAGTTCCGGCCGCACTGGGTGGAGGAGCCGACCAGCCCCGACGACGTGCTCGGTCACGCCGCCATCGCGCGGGGCATCGCGCCGATCCCGGTCGCCACCGGCGAACACGTGCAGAACCGCATGGTCTTCAAGCAGCTCCTGCAGGCCGAGGCCATCTCCTACCTGCAGATCGACGCGGCCCGCGTCGCGGGCGTGAACGAGAACATCGCGATCCTGCTGCTCGCGGCCAAGTTCGGCGTCCCGGTCTGCCCGCACGCGGGCGGGGTGGGCCTGTGCGAGCTGGTCCAGCACCTGGCGATGTTCGACTACGTCGCGGTCAGCGCCTCGATGGAGAACCGGGTGATCGAATATGTCGACCACCTGCACGAGCACTTCGCCGACCCGGTGGTGATCAGGAACGGCGCCTACGTCGCGCCGAGCCGGCCCGGTTTCGGCGCCGCCATGCACGCCCGGTCGATCAGCGACCACACCTATCCCGATGGCCTGGTCTGGAGGTCCCTCGATGCGTGA
- a CDS encoding sigma-70 family RNA polymerase sigma factor, producing the protein MTDVETIPGAAEQDTVIAAAQAGDESAFAVLVERYRRELHVHCYRMLGSFEEAEDLVQETFLRAWRKRESFEVGTLFRAWLYRIATNACLDAIRHSSRRVQSLSSFAEVPWLQPYPDRLLDEVAPSDAEPDAVVVARETIELAFLAAVQLLPPRQRAVLILRDVLGWSAGETASLLETTVAAANSALQRARATMQERLPPRRDEWSASKPSEEERALVQRFIDAHERADADAAIAMLRHDARITMPPQPMCFDGVEAIAALLQAGLTDPGDWRLVPTRANRQPAAASYLRAPGDSEFRAFKLDVMRVEDGLVAEVTTFGATLFPAFGLPPTL; encoded by the coding sequence ATGACCGATGTCGAGACCATACCCGGCGCCGCCGAGCAGGACACGGTGATCGCCGCCGCGCAGGCAGGCGATGAGTCGGCGTTCGCCGTGCTCGTGGAGCGGTACCGCCGCGAGCTGCACGTGCACTGCTACCGGATGCTCGGCTCGTTCGAGGAGGCCGAGGACCTCGTGCAGGAGACGTTCCTGCGCGCATGGCGCAAGCGGGAGAGCTTCGAGGTCGGCACCCTCTTCCGGGCGTGGCTGTATCGCATCGCGACCAACGCCTGCCTCGACGCGATCCGGCACAGTTCCCGGCGGGTGCAGTCGCTGAGCTCTTTCGCGGAGGTCCCGTGGCTGCAGCCGTACCCGGACCGGCTGCTCGACGAGGTCGCGCCGAGCGACGCCGAACCGGACGCGGTGGTCGTCGCCAGGGAGACGATCGAGCTGGCGTTCCTGGCGGCCGTCCAGCTCCTCCCGCCCCGGCAGCGGGCGGTCCTGATCCTGCGCGATGTGCTGGGCTGGTCGGCCGGTGAGACCGCGTCACTCCTCGAAACCACGGTGGCGGCGGCCAACAGCGCGCTGCAGCGCGCCCGCGCCACGATGCAGGAGCGGCTGCCGCCCCGCCGGGACGAGTGGTCGGCCTCGAAACCGAGCGAGGAGGAGCGGGCGTTGGTGCAGCGTTTCATCGACGCCCACGAGCGCGCCGACGCCGATGCCGCGATCGCGATGCTGCGTCACGACGCGCGGATCACCATGCCGCCTCAGCCGATGTGCTTCGACGGGGTGGAGGCGATCGCGGCTCTTCTGCAGGCGGGTCTGACCGATCCCGGCGACTGGCGGCTCGTGCCCACCCGGGCCAACCGCCAGCCGGCCGCCGCCAGCTATCTCCGGGCGCCGGGCGACTCCGAGTTCCGGGCCTTCAAGCTCGACGTGATGCGCGTCGAGGACGGCCTGGTCGCGGAGGTCACCACCTTCGGCGCCACCCTCTTCCCCGCCTTCGGGCTGCCCCCGACGCTCTGA
- a CDS encoding glycoside hydrolase family 95 protein: MTVTQTPDDLSLWYDRPATDWETQALPIGNGALGAKVFGGVASEQIQFNEKSLWTGGPGSRGYDSGNWTSPRPDAIAEVQAQIDRDGKMSPSAVAAKLGQPKSGFGAYQTFGDLWLDVPDAPANPTGYRRELSLREAVARVGYSAGGVTYSREYFASHPGGVIVGRISAGQAGKVSFTLRTSSPRSDKQVSVADGRLTVRGTLADNGMRFESQIQVVTQGGSRTDGTDRVTVTGADSAMFLLSAGTDYAGAYPAYRGPDPHAAVTAAVDAASAQSFEALRAAHQADYRKLFDRVKLDIGQRTPQIPADRLRAAYTGGASADDRALEAMYFAYGRYLLIASSREESLPANLQGVWNNSTGPPWSADYHVNINLQMNYWLAEQTNLAETTVAYDRYIKAMVPAGEKTAREMFGSRGWVVHNETNPFGFTGVHNWATAFWFPEAAAWTTQQMYDHYRFSGDTAYLRDTAYPVMKGAAEFWLDNLHVDPRDGKLVVSPSYSPEQGDFSAGASMSQQIVFDVLTNSLEAARKLDVDAAFQSEVTAALAKLDRGIRVGSWGQLQEWKSDWDDPGNTHRHASQLFALHPGRQITSGTPEAEAAKVSLTARGDGGTGWSKAWKINFWARLLDGDHAHKMLSEQLKSSTLDNLWDTHPPFQIDGNFGATSGMAEMLLQSRHDTIDVLPALPAAWPTGSVSGLRARGDVTVDVSWKDGSGEKITLRPGKTGPIKVRSAMIGGRYRVHDEQGNEVSASRSGETLSWNARAGKTYTIANEVSVKVTAPADAEPGAGLPPGPPPLTLRPPRNRTRFRKSSDQALDQNLVPPDGPGGPPSATDVPARSMPYRRTG; encoded by the coding sequence GTGACCGTCACTCAGACACCCGATGACCTGAGCCTCTGGTACGACAGACCCGCCACCGACTGGGAGACCCAGGCACTGCCGATCGGCAACGGCGCGCTGGGCGCCAAGGTGTTCGGCGGGGTCGCGAGCGAGCAGATCCAGTTCAACGAGAAGTCGCTGTGGACCGGGGGCCCCGGCTCCCGTGGATACGACTCCGGCAACTGGACCAGCCCCCGGCCGGACGCCATCGCCGAGGTCCAGGCGCAGATCGACCGGGACGGCAAGATGTCCCCCTCGGCGGTGGCGGCCAAGCTCGGCCAGCCCAAGAGCGGGTTCGGGGCCTACCAGACCTTCGGCGACCTCTGGCTGGACGTACCGGACGCTCCGGCGAACCCCACCGGCTACCGGCGGGAGCTGAGCCTGCGCGAGGCGGTCGCCCGGGTCGGCTACAGCGCCGGCGGCGTGACCTACTCCCGCGAGTACTTCGCCAGCCACCCCGGCGGCGTCATCGTCGGACGGATCTCCGCCGGCCAGGCGGGCAAGGTCTCCTTCACGCTCCGGACCTCCTCCCCCCGATCCGACAAGCAGGTCTCGGTCGCGGACGGGCGCCTGACCGTCCGGGGCACGCTCGCGGACAACGGCATGAGATTCGAGTCGCAGATCCAGGTGGTCACACAGGGCGGCAGCCGTACCGACGGCACCGACCGGGTCACCGTCACCGGCGCCGACAGCGCGATGTTCCTCCTTTCGGCGGGCACCGACTACGCCGGCGCCTACCCCGCCTATCGGGGCCCCGACCCGCACGCCGCGGTGACCGCCGCCGTCGACGCCGCCTCGGCCCAGAGCTTCGAGGCGCTCAGGGCCGCGCACCAGGCGGACTACCGCAAGCTGTTCGACCGGGTGAAGCTGGACATCGGGCAGCGGACCCCGCAGATCCCGGCCGACCGGCTCCGCGCGGCCTACACCGGCGGCGCCTCGGCCGACGACCGGGCGCTGGAGGCGATGTACTTCGCCTACGGCCGCTACCTGCTGATCGCCTCCTCGCGCGAGGAGTCGCTCCCGGCCAACCTGCAGGGGGTGTGGAACAACTCGACCGGCCCGCCCTGGTCAGCCGACTACCACGTCAACATCAACCTGCAGATGAACTACTGGCTCGCCGAGCAGACCAACCTCGCCGAGACGACCGTCGCCTACGACCGCTACATCAAGGCCATGGTCCCGGCGGGCGAGAAGACCGCGCGGGAGATGTTCGGCTCGCGCGGCTGGGTGGTGCACAACGAGACCAACCCGTTCGGGTTCACCGGCGTGCACAACTGGGCCACCGCGTTCTGGTTCCCCGAGGCCGCGGCGTGGACGACCCAGCAGATGTACGACCACTACCGCTTCAGCGGCGACACCGCCTACCTGCGCGACACCGCCTACCCGGTGATGAAGGGCGCGGCCGAGTTCTGGCTGGACAACCTGCACGTCGACCCGCGTGACGGCAAGCTGGTGGTCTCCCCGAGTTACTCGCCCGAGCAGGGCGACTTCTCCGCCGGCGCCTCGATGTCCCAGCAGATCGTCTTCGACGTGCTGACCAACAGTCTGGAGGCGGCGAGGAAGCTGGACGTCGACGCCGCCTTCCAGTCCGAGGTGACGGCGGCGCTGGCCAAGCTCGACCGGGGCATCCGGGTGGGCTCCTGGGGGCAGCTCCAGGAGTGGAAGAGCGACTGGGACGACCCCGGCAACACCCACCGGCACGCCTCGCAGCTGTTCGCCCTGCACCCCGGACGGCAGATCACATCGGGCACGCCGGAGGCCGAGGCCGCCAAGGTCTCCCTCACCGCGCGCGGCGACGGCGGCACCGGCTGGAGCAAGGCCTGGAAGATCAATTTCTGGGCCCGGCTGCTGGACGGCGACCACGCCCACAAGATGCTCAGCGAGCAGCTCAAGTCCTCCACGCTGGACAACCTCTGGGACACCCACCCGCCGTTCCAGATCGACGGCAACTTCGGCGCCACCTCCGGCATGGCCGAGATGCTGCTGCAGAGCCGGCACGACACGATCGACGTGCTGCCCGCCCTGCCGGCGGCCTGGCCGACCGGCTCGGTCAGCGGTCTGCGCGCCCGAGGCGACGTGACCGTGGACGTGTCGTGGAAGGACGGCTCCGGCGAGAAGATCACCCTGCGTCCGGGCAAGACCGGACCGATCAAGGTCCGCTCGGCCATGATCGGCGGACGCTACCGCGTCCACGACGAGCAGGGGAACGAGGTGAGCGCCTCGCGTTCGGGCGAGACACTGAGCTGGAACGCCCGTGCCGGGAAGACCTACACGATCGCGAACGAGGTGTCGGTCAAGGTCACCGCCCCCGCCGACGCGGAGCCCGGAGCCGGCCTGCCTCCCGGGCCTCCCCCCTTGACTCTCCGGCCCCCACGTAATAGAACACGTTTCAGAAAGTCCTCTGACCAAGCGCTTGATCAAAACCTGGTGCCTCCGGACGGCCCCGGCGGCCCGCCGTCCGCCACCGATGTGCCCGCGAGGAGCATGCCGTACCGGCGGACGGGGTAA
- a CDS encoding fumarylacetoacetate hydrolase family protein, which yields MKLLRVGPVGQERPAVMDGAGNLRAISEPEIDGAFFASGGVARVREALERDELPLLEAEGLRIGAPIARPGKIVCIGLNYRDHAEETGAAIPVEPIIFMKAPNTVVGPHDEVLIPRGSVKTDWEVELAVVIGETARYVETHEEALSTIAGYAISNDVSEREFQLERGGQWDKGKSCETFNPLGPWLVTADEIADPQALGLRLWVDGEPYQNGDTKNMIFHVAEVVRYLSRFMVLEPGDVINTGTPAGVALGLPDTPYLRAGQVMELEIDGLGRQRQVVGQA from the coding sequence GTGAAGCTGCTGCGAGTTGGGCCCGTCGGCCAGGAGCGACCGGCCGTCATGGACGGGGCCGGTAATCTCCGCGCAATCTCGGAGCCCGAGATCGACGGGGCTTTCTTCGCCTCCGGGGGAGTGGCGCGCGTCCGCGAGGCGCTGGAACGAGACGAGCTGCCGTTGCTGGAAGCGGAGGGGCTGAGGATCGGTGCGCCGATCGCCCGGCCCGGAAAGATCGTGTGCATCGGGCTCAACTACCGCGACCACGCCGAGGAGACGGGCGCGGCGATCCCGGTCGAGCCGATCATCTTCATGAAGGCCCCCAACACGGTCGTCGGACCCCATGACGAGGTCCTGATCCCCCGGGGCAGCGTGAAGACCGACTGGGAGGTCGAGCTGGCCGTCGTCATCGGCGAGACGGCCCGCTACGTGGAGACGCACGAGGAGGCGCTCTCCACGATCGCGGGTTACGCGATCTCCAACGACGTCTCCGAGCGTGAGTTCCAGCTGGAGCGCGGCGGCCAGTGGGACAAGGGCAAGTCCTGCGAGACGTTCAACCCGCTCGGCCCCTGGCTGGTCACCGCCGACGAGATCGCCGACCCGCAGGCCCTCGGGCTGCGGCTCTGGGTGGACGGCGAGCCGTACCAGAACGGTGACACCAAGAACATGATCTTCCACGTCGCCGAGGTCGTCCGCTACCTCAGCCGGTTCATGGTCCTGGAGCCCGGCGACGTCATCAACACCGGCACCCCGGCCGGCGTCGCGCTCGGCCTGCCGGACACGCCGTACCTGCGCGCGGGTCAGGTCATGGAGCTGGAGATCGACGGCCTGGGCCGCCAGCGCCAGGTGGTGGGGCAGGCATGA
- a CDS encoding SDR family NAD(P)-dependent oxidoreductase, with protein sequence MREFDGLRALVTGGGSGIGLAAATLLAARGATVACLDVAPPGEPFIPVKADVTDEDAVRTAVAQAAEQMGGLDVLVNNAGIGAAGTVEDNPYEEWSRVLDVNVLGLVRVTRAALPYLRRSVSAAIVNTCSIAATAGLPQRALYSASKGAVQSLTLAMAADHVREGIRVNCVNPGTADTPWVQRLLDAAPDPVAERAALSGRQPMGRLVSADEVAAAIAYLASPLAGSTTGTVLAVDGGMQGLRLRPAT encoded by the coding sequence ATGCGTGAGTTCGACGGCCTGCGAGCACTGGTCACCGGCGGCGGGTCCGGCATCGGCCTGGCCGCGGCCACCCTGCTCGCCGCGCGCGGGGCGACTGTGGCCTGCCTGGACGTCGCCCCGCCCGGCGAGCCGTTCATCCCGGTCAAGGCGGACGTCACCGACGAGGACGCGGTCCGTACGGCGGTCGCCCAGGCCGCCGAGCAGATGGGCGGCCTCGACGTCCTGGTGAACAACGCGGGGATCGGCGCGGCCGGGACGGTCGAGGACAACCCCTACGAAGAGTGGTCCAGAGTCCTGGACGTCAACGTCCTCGGTCTCGTCCGGGTGACCCGGGCGGCCCTGCCCTACCTCCGGCGCTCGGTGAGCGCCGCGATCGTCAACACCTGCTCGATCGCCGCCACGGCGGGACTGCCCCAGCGGGCGCTCTACAGCGCGTCCAAGGGGGCCGTCCAGTCGCTCACCCTGGCGATGGCCGCCGACCACGTCCGCGAGGGCATCCGCGTCAACTGCGTCAACCCCGGCACCGCGGACACGCCCTGGGTGCAGCGCCTGCTCGACGCGGCCCCCGACCCGGTGGCCGAGCGGGCGGCCCTCTCGGGACGCCAGCCGATGGGCCGCCTGGTGAGCGCGGACGAGGTCGCGGCCGCGATCGCCTACCTCGCGAGCCCGCTCGCGGGCTCCACCACCGGCACGGTCCTGGCCGTGGACGGAGGGATGCAGGGGCTCAGGCTCCGACCCGCCACGTGA
- a CDS encoding polyprenyl synthetase family protein encodes MITHVARPEEILDSPAVSAGLVRVERRIRRLSTSSRLPLINRAAGRITGAGGKRLRPALTLATALALGGSVSNRVVTAAACVELIHAGSLVHDDLMDKAAERRGVRTLNAELGDAGALVVGDFMFARAGLAALSATSKPVAEALASVIVELAEGQFQEAAELFDPGRTPEDALRSITGKTAALFRASCLVAHPAGRSMAEYGERFGVLFQILDDLLDLASTAERLGKPVGNDLRQGVYTLPLLRALRHDCADVRSFLGRRLSEDEITALLARLRRSHLVDDTLEYCRGLASDALSALPVIADPEIARVLYGLPTAYIDWAESMVVR; translated from the coding sequence GTGATCACCCATGTCGCGCGTCCGGAGGAGATCCTCGACAGCCCGGCGGTATCGGCGGGGCTGGTGCGTGTGGAGAGGCGCATCCGCAGGTTGAGCACCTCCTCGCGGCTGCCGCTCATCAACCGGGCGGCCGGGCGCATCACCGGTGCCGGGGGGAAGCGGCTGCGGCCGGCCCTGACGCTGGCGACCGCGCTCGCGCTGGGCGGGTCAGTGAGCAACAGGGTCGTCACCGCCGCGGCGTGCGTGGAGCTCATCCACGCCGGGTCGCTGGTCCACGACGACCTGATGGACAAGGCCGCCGAGCGCAGGGGAGTGCGGACCCTCAACGCGGAGCTGGGTGACGCCGGGGCGCTGGTGGTCGGGGACTTCATGTTCGCCAGGGCCGGGCTCGCCGCGCTCTCCGCGACCTCCAAACCGGTCGCCGAGGCGCTCGCCTCCGTGATCGTCGAGCTTGCCGAGGGGCAGTTCCAGGAGGCCGCCGAGCTGTTCGACCCCGGCCGCACCCCCGAGGACGCGCTGCGGTCGATCACCGGCAAGACCGCGGCCCTGTTCCGGGCGAGCTGCCTGGTGGCGCATCCCGCCGGGCGGAGCATGGCCGAGTACGGCGAGCGGTTCGGCGTCCTCTTCCAGATCCTGGACGACCTGCTCGACCTGGCCTCCACCGCCGAACGGCTCGGCAAGCCGGTCGGCAACGACCTCAGGCAGGGCGTCTACACCCTCCCGCTGCTCCGGGCGCTGCGTCACGACTGCGCCGACGTGCGATCCTTCCTCGGCCGGAGGCTGAGCGAGGACGAGATCACGGCCCTGCTCGCCCGCCTGCGACGGAGCCACCTGGTCGACGACACCCTGGAATACTGCCGGGGCCTGGCATCGGACGCCCTGTCCGCGCTCCCGGTCATCGCCGACCCGGAGATCGCCCGTGTCCTGTACGGCCTGCCCACCGCCTACATCGACTGGGCGGAGTCGATGGTCGTCAGATGA
- a CDS encoding sugar ABC transporter substrate-binding protein gives MRRETAATGVALLALVCTISACGSSGTTGTSAAPADTGAKGGKIGVDFPRADSDFWNSYNKYVPQLAGELGVDLMPPTNSQNDVAKLVANTQALLGQGAKAIVMAPQDTGAIASTLQTLEGKNIPVVSVDTRPDKGKVFMVVRADNKAYGTKACEFLGEKLGGKGKVVELMGALSSVNGRDRAEAFGACMKEKFPGITVFEEPTEWDGTKAASMLQTRLQQHPDIKGVYMHAGGVHLAPTLQVLKAKGLIVPPEDPKHVFVISNDGIPQEFEAIRKGEIDATVSQPADLYAKYALFYAKAAVDGKTFQPGPTDHDSTIIQLPNGLEDQLPAPLVTKKNVDDKNLWGNQVK, from the coding sequence ATGAGACGTGAAACTGCGGCAACGGGCGTGGCACTGCTCGCGCTCGTCTGCACCATCTCGGCATGTGGCTCGTCGGGGACCACCGGCACCTCCGCCGCGCCCGCCGACACCGGAGCCAAGGGCGGAAAGATCGGGGTCGACTTCCCTCGTGCCGACTCCGACTTCTGGAACTCCTACAACAAGTACGTCCCCCAGCTCGCCGGGGAGTTGGGCGTCGACCTGATGCCGCCGACCAACTCCCAGAACGACGTGGCCAAGCTGGTCGCCAACACCCAGGCGCTCCTCGGCCAGGGCGCGAAGGCGATCGTCATGGCCCCGCAGGACACCGGCGCGATCGCCTCCACACTGCAGACCCTGGAGGGTAAGAACATCCCGGTCGTCTCGGTGGACACCCGTCCCGACAAGGGCAAGGTCTTCATGGTCGTGCGGGCCGACAACAAGGCCTACGGCACCAAGGCGTGCGAGTTCCTCGGTGAGAAGCTGGGCGGCAAGGGCAAGGTCGTCGAGCTCATGGGCGCGCTGTCGTCCGTCAACGGCCGGGACCGGGCCGAGGCGTTCGGCGCGTGCATGAAGGAGAAGTTCCCCGGCATCACGGTCTTCGAGGAGCCGACCGAGTGGGACGGCACCAAGGCCGCCTCGATGCTGCAGACCCGCCTCCAGCAGCACCCGGACATCAAGGGCGTCTACATGCACGCCGGCGGCGTCCACCTGGCCCCGACCCTGCAGGTGCTCAAGGCCAAGGGCCTGATCGTGCCGCCGGAGGACCCCAAGCACGTCTTCGTGATCTCCAACGACGGCATCCCGCAGGAGTTCGAGGCCATCCGCAAGGGGGAGATCGACGCCACGGTCTCCCAGCCGGCCGATCTCTACGCCAAGTACGCGCTCTTCTACGCCAAGGCCGCGGTCGACGGCAAGACTTTCCAGCCCGGCCCGACCGACCACGACAGCACGATCATCCAGCTTCCGAACGGTCTTGAGGACCAGCTTCCCGCCCCGCTGGTGACGAAGAAGAATGTCGACGACAAGAATCTCTGGGGCAATCAGGTCAAGTGA
- a CDS encoding cytochrome P450, which yields MNIDLVDQDLYRRDGAPHDQLAWLRANSPVHWHQGDAEREWPGFWAVTKHADVVQVSRRSDLFSSSRKLALFNEVPEDQRALQRLMMLNQDPPEHTRRRSLVNRGFTPRMMGALEGHIRDICHELVDEAKGRGSVDFVRDIAAPLPLYVICELLGAPVEDRDKIFNWSNQMIGAEDPDYAADPSEGPNAAMEVYAYANALAAERRQHPREDIVTKLIMPDAAGETLTEEEFDLFVLLLVVAGNETTRNAASGGMLAFFEHPEQWRRLVGDPALARTAADEIVRWVSPVNLFRRTATADTTIGGQEVKEDDKIVVFYSSANRDEDVFADPGTFDIGRDPNPHIGFGGGGAHFCLGNHLAKLELRVLFEVLAERLPNLAQAGPARRLRSNFINGIKDLPVTLA from the coding sequence ATGAACATCGATCTGGTCGACCAGGACCTCTACCGGAGGGACGGTGCTCCTCACGATCAGCTGGCCTGGCTGCGGGCCAATTCCCCCGTCCACTGGCACCAGGGCGACGCCGAGCGGGAATGGCCCGGCTTCTGGGCGGTCACCAAGCACGCCGACGTGGTGCAGGTCTCCCGCCGCTCCGACCTGTTCTCCTCCAGCAGGAAGCTGGCGCTGTTCAACGAGGTCCCCGAGGACCAGCGCGCCCTCCAGCGGCTGATGATGCTCAACCAGGACCCGCCGGAGCACACCCGGCGGCGCTCCCTGGTCAACCGGGGCTTCACCCCTCGCATGATGGGCGCCCTGGAGGGGCACATCCGCGACATCTGCCACGAGCTGGTGGACGAGGCCAAGGGACGCGGGTCGGTCGACTTCGTCAGGGACATCGCCGCCCCGCTCCCGCTGTACGTGATCTGCGAGCTGCTCGGCGCCCCCGTCGAGGACCGGGACAAGATCTTCAACTGGTCCAACCAGATGATCGGGGCCGAGGACCCCGACTACGCGGCCGACCCCTCCGAGGGCCCGAACGCGGCCATGGAGGTCTACGCCTACGCCAACGCCCTGGCCGCCGAGCGGCGCCAGCACCCCCGCGAGGACATCGTCACCAAGCTGATCATGCCCGACGCCGCGGGTGAGACCCTCACCGAGGAGGAGTTCGACCTGTTCGTGCTCCTGCTGGTGGTCGCGGGCAACGAGACCACCCGCAACGCGGCCTCCGGCGGCATGCTCGCCTTCTTCGAGCATCCCGAGCAGTGGCGGCGCCTGGTCGGCGACCCCGCCCTCGCCCGCACCGCGGCCGACGAGATCGTCCGCTGGGTCTCCCCGGTGAACCTGTTCCGCCGTACGGCCACCGCCGACACGACGATCGGCGGGCAGGAGGTCAAGGAGGACGACAAGATCGTGGTCTTCTACAGCTCCGCCAACCGCGACGAGGACGTCTTCGCCGACCCCGGCACCTTCGACATCGGCCGCGACCCCAACCCGCACATCGGCTTCGGTGGCGGCGGAGCCCACTTCTGCCTCGGCAACCACCTCGCCAAGCTGGAACTCCGGGTGCTCTTCGAGGTCCTGGCCGAGAGGCTGCCGAACCTGGCCCAGGCCGGCCCCGCCCGCCGGCTCCGCTCCAACTTCATCAACGGCATCAAGGACCTGCCCGTCACCCTGGCCTGA
- a CDS encoding TraR/DksA family transcriptional regulator — protein MIDRGGDAALDPGTARTRLPALMAVPPSFPNFRKDSDIMISDTHLSSVQLDIIREELEEQLFWRTRQLADLEAAVNDDAVETSAKSGLLADIVSVERSTAVVRKALKSVAELTYGRCDGCGSAIPYERLKARPLACFCMDCQRRHENG, from the coding sequence GTGATCGATCGCGGCGGAGACGCCGCCCTCGACCCGGGTACGGCACGGACCCGGCTGCCGGCCCTGATGGCCGTTCCCCCGTCTTTCCCGAACTTCCGAAAGGACTCGGACATCATGATCTCCGACACCCACCTCAGCAGCGTCCAGCTCGACATCATCCGCGAGGAGCTGGAGGAACAGCTGTTCTGGCGGACCAGACAGCTGGCGGATCTGGAGGCCGCGGTGAACGACGACGCCGTGGAGACCTCGGCGAAGTCGGGTCTGCTCGCCGACATCGTCTCCGTCGAGCGGAGCACCGCCGTCGTGCGCAAGGCGCTGAAGAGCGTCGCCGAGCTGACGTACGGCCGCTGCGACGGCTGCGGCTCGGCCATCCCCTACGAGCGGCTGAAGGCCCGCCCGCTGGCGTGCTTCTGCATGGACTGCCAGCGTCGCCACGAGAACGGCTGA
- a CDS encoding TraR/DksA family transcriptional regulator, whose amino-acid sequence MGDIRSTSRLLEDYQRHIAQLEELHALLHKRLVAARAEWASLTEGERVPGPPTADTTVPPARGRAERARTAVMEIETAIGRLESGVYGTCQRCGAFIALHRLRQVPHTRYCTACHDLPRREEATT is encoded by the coding sequence ATGGGTGACATCAGATCGACAAGCAGGTTGCTTGAGGATTACCAACGCCATATCGCGCAGCTTGAGGAGCTGCACGCGCTCCTGCACAAGCGGCTCGTCGCCGCGCGGGCGGAGTGGGCCTCCCTCACCGAGGGTGAGCGCGTACCGGGTCCTCCGACCGCGGACACGACGGTCCCGCCGGCCCGGGGGCGCGCCGAACGCGCCAGGACGGCCGTCATGGAGATCGAGACGGCGATCGGACGGCTGGAGTCCGGGGTGTACGGCACCTGCCAACGGTGCGGGGCGTTCATCGCGCTGCACCGCCTGCGGCAGGTCCCGCACACCCGGTACTGCACCGCCTGCCACGACCTGCCACGACGCGAAGAGGCGACGACGTGA